The Mustelus asterias chromosome 23, sMusAst1.hap1.1, whole genome shotgun sequence genome window below encodes:
- the LOC144510464 gene encoding uncharacterized protein LOC144510464 — MPFTNSVCGEGFTQSSSLLNLTHTNEKRFKCSDCGSSFKRSGDLMSHQRIHTEERPFSCSHCSKRFRRSSNLQRHQRVHTKERPLTCSVCGKGFIGLSDLRIHQRVHTGERPFTCPVCGKGFTQSSTLLKHNFTHTKESPFKCSDCGSCFKSSRELMIHQRIHTGERPFSCSECGSGFKSSWELVSHQRTHTEERPFSCSHCSKRFRRPSNLRDHQRVHTGERPFTCSVCGKRFTHSHGLMKHKGTHSNERPFKCSDCGSGFKSAADLRDHERVHTEERPFSCSHCSKRFKRSSTLRRHQRVHTGERPFTCSDCGKGFARSFDLRTHKRIHTGERPFTCSVCGRGFKSSQELMSHQRIHTEERPFSCSDCTKRFRTSSTLQTHQRVHTGVIPFICYVCGKGFTQLSSLLTHEFNHTK, encoded by the coding sequence ATGCCGTTCActaacagtgtgtgtggggagggattcactcagtcatccagcctgctcaatctcactcacaccaatgagaaacgctttaaatgctctgactgtgggagcagctTCAAACGCTCTGGtgatctgatgtcccaccagcgtattcacactgaggagagaccattcagttgctctcactgctcaaagagatttagaaggtcatccaacctgcagagacaccagcgtgttcacaccaaggagagaccactcacctgctctgtgtgtgggaagggattcattgggTTGTccgacctgcggatacaccagcgagtgcacaccggagagagaccattcacctgccctgtgtgtggcaaaggattcactcagtcatccaccctgttgAAACACAACTTCACTCACACCAAAGAGagtccctttaaatgctctgactgtgggagttgcttcaaaagctctcgggaactgatgatccaccagcgcattcacacaggggagagaccgttcagctgctctgaatgtgggagtgGATTTAAAAGCTCttgggaactggtgtcccaccagcgcactcacactgaggagagaccattcagctgctctcactgttcaaaGAGGTTTAGAAGACCATCCAACCTCCGggatcaccagcgagttcacactggagagagaccattcacctgttctgtgtgtgggaaaagattcactcaTTCACATGGCCTGATGAAACACAAAGGCACTCACAGCAATgaaagaccctttaaatgctctgactgtggaagcggCTTCAAAAGTGCTGCAGATCTGAGGGaccacgagcgagttcacactgaggagagaccattcagctgctctcactgctcaaagagatttaaaaggtcatccacactgcggagacaccaacgagttcacactggggagagaccgttcacctgctctgactgtggaaagggattcgctcGGTCATTTGACCTGCGGACGCACAAGCGCATTCACACAggcgagagaccgttcacctgctctgtttgtgggagaggcttcaaaagctctcaggaactgatgtcccaccagcgcattcacactgaggagagaccgttcagctgctctgactgcacaaagagatttagaacatcatccaccctgcagacacaccagcgagttcacactggggtgaTACCATTCATCTGctatgtgtgtgggaagggattcactcagttatccagcctgctaaCACATGAGTTCAATCATACCAAGTAG